The following is a genomic window from Bacillus sp. V2I10.
AGCAACCATTTGTGCTAATTCACGGGCTTTTGCTACGATTTCTTCTTTAGTATATAATGACATCCCCTATTTCACCTCTATCGCTTCTTCTACCATTTCCCCATCTAAAGACCAAGTTTTTGCTTTGTTTATTTTCACTTTTACAATTTTGCCGACAGCAGACTTTGGACCTTTAAAGTTTACAAGCTTGCTTTTCGTTGTATAACCTGCAAGTACTTCAGGGTTATTTTTGCTTTCCCCTTCAACAAGCACTTCTACAACCTGACCTTCGTATTCCATCATTTTTTTAGCTGAAATTTCTTTAACAAGATCATTCAGTTTTTGCAGACGAGCTTTCTTTACTTCCATTGGAACGTTATCCTGCATTTTTGCTGCAGGCGTCCCTTCACGAGGAGAGTAAATGAACGTATAAGCACTGTCGAATTCAACTTCACGGTACATAGACAGCGTTTCTTCAAATTGCTCATCTGTTTCATTTGGGAAACCTACAATAATATCAGTCGTCAAAGAAGCCGTTGGAATCGCTTCCTTAATTTTTTTCACTAATGTCATATATTTTTCCCGGTCGTATTTGCGTGCCATCAGCTTTAAGATCTCAGAGCTTCCTGATTGAACAGGCAGATGAATATGATCAAGCAGGTTACCGCCTTTAGCAAGCACCTCAATCAGATGATCATCAAAATCACGAGGGTGACTTGTTGTAAAGCGGACACGGGCAACATCAATTTTACGGATTTCATCCATTAAATCGCCGAGGCCGTATGAAATGTCTTCAAAATCTTTCCCATATGCGTTTACATTCTGGCCAAGCAATGTAATTTCCTTATATCCGCTTGCAGCAAGCTGACG
Proteins encoded in this region:
- the miaB gene encoding tRNA (N6-isopentenyl adenosine(37)-C2)-methylthiotransferase MiaB produces the protein MNEKQRLENTQVNPADKKSEKDYSKYFQAVYMPPSLKDAKKRGKEEVKYQNDFSISEEFRGLGNGKKFLIRTYGCQMNEHDTEVMAGIFMALGYKATNTTEDADVILLNTCAIRENAENKVFGEIGHLKSLKREKPGLLIGVCGCMSQEESVVTRIMKKHQHVDMIFGTHNIHRLPNILKDAYMSKEMVIEVWSKEGDVIENLPRERKGNVKAWVNIMFGCDKFCTYCIVPYTRGKERSRRPEEIIQEVRQLAASGYKEITLLGQNVNAYGKDFEDISYGLGDLMDEIRKIDVARVRFTTSHPRDFDDHLIEVLAKGGNLLDHIHLPVQSGSSEILKLMARKYDREKYMTLVKKIKEAIPTASLTTDIIVGFPNETDEQFEETLSMYREVEFDSAYTFIYSPREGTPAAKMQDNVPMEVKKARLQKLNDLVKEISAKKMMEYEGQVVEVLVEGESKNNPEVLAGYTTKSKLVNFKGPKSAVGKIVKVKINKAKTWSLDGEMVEEAIEVK